A DNA window from Ficedula albicollis isolate OC2 chromosome 28, FicAlb1.5, whole genome shotgun sequence contains the following coding sequences:
- the CACTIN gene encoding cactin: MLLFPHVSVSALRVHRVPNVRRRGRGRCGRTGSRRGDALCPARPWRPPAEAQLCPPSSDSGDERHKWKKKKRSSSRDRHRKERRKRRSRSRGRSSGSSPECWRDRAARSREQRRRRDGSKSSVSSVSSPSPPRPRGREEPGQQLSLQERLRLREEKKKQAALLKALETPEEKRARRLAKKEAKERKKREKMGWGEEYMGYTNTDNPFGDNNLLGTFIWSKALEKKGISHLDEKDLKERNKRIQEDNRLELQKVKQLRLEREREKAMREQELEMLQREKEAEHFKTWEEQEDNFHLQQAKLRSKIRIRDGRAKPIDLLAKYISAEDDDLAVEMHEPYTFLNGLTVSDMEDLVEDIQVYMELEQGKNVDFWRDMTIITEDEIAKLRKLEASGKGGPGERRDGVNASVSSDVQSVFKGKTYNQLQALYQGIESKIRAGGPNLDIGYWESLLQQLKAYMARARLRERHQDVLRQKLYKLKQEQGVESEPLFPIIKQEPASPSDRLDPEESLEAQPGPSSEPEAEQDTEAKGEAEGEAVLMEEDLIQQSLDDYDAGKYSPRLLGPNELPFDAHVLEAEEDMHRLLLLRQQLQVTGDASESTDDIFFRKAKEGMGADEAQFSVEMPLTGKAYLWADKYRPRKPRFFNRVHTGFEWNKYNQTHYDFDNPPPKIVQGYKFNIFYPDLIDKRSTPEYFLEACQDNKDFAILRFHAGPPYEDIAFKIVNREWEYSHRHGFRCQFANGIFQLWFHFKRYRYRR; this comes from the exons ATGTTGCTGTTCCCACACGTGTCCGTGTCCGCGCTGCGCGTGCACCGTGTGCCGAATGTACGGCGGAGGGGGCGCGGCCGCTGCGGCCGGACGGGGAGCCGACG gggagacgCCCTGTGCCCGGCACGGCCGTGGCGTCCTCCCGCTgaagcccagctgtgtccccccagctcGGACTCGGGCGATGAGAGacacaaatggaaaaagaagaaaagaagcagcagtcGGGACCGGCACCGTAAGGAGCGGAGGAAACGTCGCTCCCGGTCCCGGGGCCGCTCCTCCGGCTCCAGCCCGGAGTGCTGGCGGGACAGGGCAGCGCGGAGCCGGGAGCAGCGCCGCAGGAGGGATGGATCCAAGTCCTCCGTGTCCTCCGTCAGCTCCCCCTCCCCGCCGCGGCCCCGCGGCCGggaggagccagggcagcagctgagcctgcaggAGCGGCTGAGGCtgagggaggagaagaagaagcagGCGGCTCTGCTGAAGGCCCTGGAGACACCCGAGGAGAAGCGAGCACGGAGGTTGGCCAAGAAGGAGGCCAAGGAGAGAAAGAAGCGGGAAAAGATGGGCTGGGGTGAAGAGTACATGGGCTACACCAATACCGACAATCCCTTCGGGGACAACAACCTGCTGGGCACATTCATCTGGAGCAAG gcactggaaaagaaagggatCAGCCATCTGGACGAGAAGGACCTGAAGGAGAGGAACAAGCGAATCCAGGAGGACAATCGCCTGGAGCTGCAAAAG GTGAAGCAGCTGCGCCTGGAGCGGGAGCGGGAAAAAGCCATgcgggagcaggagctggagatgctgcagcgGGAGAAAGAGGCAGAGCACTTCAAAacctgggaagagcaggaggacaACTTCCACCTGCAGCAGGCCAAGCTGCG GTCTAAGATCCGGATTCGGGATGGGAGGGCGAAACCCATTGATCTTCTGGCCAAGTACATCAGCGCAGAGGACGATGATCTGGCCGTGGAGATGCACGAGCCCTACACCTTCCTGAACGGCTTGACTGTCTCTGACATGGAGGACCTGGTGGAGGACATCCag gtgtACATGGAACTGGAGCAAGGGAAGAACGTGGACTTCTGGAGGGACATGACCATCATCACAGAGGATGAGATAGCCAAGCTCCGCAAGCTGGAGGCCTCTGGGAAAGGAGGACCAG GGGAGCGTCGGGATGGTGTCAACGCCTCGGTCAGCTCAGATGTGCAGTCCGTGTTCAAGGGGAAGACATACAACCAGCTGCAAGCTCTGTACCAGGGCATTGAGAGCAAGATCCGGGCAGGAGGGCCCAACCTGGACATTGGGTACTGGGagagcctcctgcagcagctgaaggcttACATGGCTCGGGCCAG GTTGCGGGAGCGGCACCAGGACGTGCTGCGTCAGAAGCTGTACAAGCtgaagcaggagcagggtgtggAGAGTGAACCGCTCTTCCCCATCATCAAGCAGGAGCCGGCTTCCCCCAGCGACAG ACTGGATCCCGAGGAGAGCCTcgaggcacagccagggccatCCTCAGAGCCAGAGGCGGAGCAGGACACGGAGGCCAAGGGAGAGGCGGAGGGGGAGGCCGTGCTGATGGAGGAGGATCTgatccagcagagcctggatgaTTATGACGCGGGCAAGTACAGCCCCCGGCTGCTGGGCCCCAACGAGCTGCCCTTCGACGCCCACGTGCTGGAGGCCGAGGAGGACATGCACCGGCTGCTGCTCCTgcgccagcagctccaggtgacaG GCGATGCTTCCGAGAGCACCGACGACATCTTCTTCCGGAAGGCCAAGGAGGGCATGGGCGCGGACGAGGCGCAGTTCAGCGTGGAGATGCCGCTCACGGGCAAGGCCTATCTGTGGGCTGACAAGTACCGGCCTCGCAAGCCTCGCTTCTTCAACCGTGTGCACACGGGCTTCGAGTGGAACAAGTACAACCAGACCCACTACGACTTCGacaaccccccccccaagaTCGTGCAAGGCTATAAGTTCAACATCTTCTACCCCGACCTCATTGACAAGCGCTCAACACCCGAGTACTTCCTGGAGGCCTGCCAGGACAACAAGGACTTTGCCATCCTGCGCTTCCATGCCGGGCCCCCCTATGAGGACATCGCCTTCAAGATCGTCAACAGGGAGTGGGAGTATTCCCACCGCCACGGCTTCCGCTGCCAGTTTGCCAACGGCATCTTCCAGCTCTGGTTCCACTTCAAGCGTTACCGGTACCGCCGGTGA
- the TBXA2R gene encoding thromboxane A2 receptor gives MEPPNSSVAGQADSCFGVFNASDGRASAQNSIASPWFSTAFGLIGLCSNLFALCVLVSSSRKLSSQARSSFLIFLCGLVVTDFMGLLVTASVIIPYHFTKFSWAKVDPSCHLCNFLGFSMVFFGQCPLLLGATMAGERFLGINRPFSRSTSLSKRRAWAIVGLVWGFSCLLGLLPVLGLGRYTLQFPGSWCFLTLLPDTGDVIFCLLFALLGILSVLLSFVLNTVSVVTLCRVYHDRESVQRRRDSEVEMMVQLVGIMIIATICWMPLLIFIVQTALQHLPGNARVLPRDTQEMLLIYIRMVTWNQILDPWVYILFRRAVLQRVYPRLQPRPSLGGYVGGTHPADNQQQPFSSSLSFNEPRLLPTTFGGVQGGSSGRWVGWVPSVPQPKGQI, from the exons ATGGAGCCCCCCAACAGCAGCGTGGCCGGGCAGGCAGACTCGTGCTTCGGGGTGTTCAATGCCAGCGACGGCCGTGCCAGTGCACAGAACAGCATCGCCTCGCCCTGGTTCTCCACCGCCTTCGGCCTCATCGGCCTCTGCTCCAACCTCTTTGCCCTCTGCGTCCTGGTCAGCTCCTCCCGCAAGCTCTCCAGCCAGGCCCGCTCCtccttcctcatcttcctctgcGGGCTGGTGGTCACGGACTTCATGGGGCTGCTGGTGACGGCCTCGGTCATCATCCCCTACCACTTCACCAAGTTCTCCTGGGCCAAGGTGGACCCCAGCTGCCACCTCTGCAACTTCCTCGGCTTCTCCATGGTCTTCTTCGGGCAGTGCCCGCTGCTGCTGGGGGCCACCATGGCCGGGGAGAGGTTCTTGGGCATCAACCGCCCCTTCTCTCGCTCCACCAGCCTCTCCAAGCGCCGCGCCTGGGCCATCGtggggctggtgtggggctTCTCCTGCTTGCTGGGACTGCTGccggtgctggggctggggcgCTACACGCTGCAGTTCCCCGGCTCCTGGTGCTTCCTCACCCTCCTGCCTGACACCGGCGACGTCATCTTCTGCCTGCTCTTTGCACTGCTGGGCATCCTCTCCGTGCTGCTCTCCTTCGTCCTCAACACCGTCAGCGTGGTCACGCTCTGTCGCGTCTACCACGACCGCGAGTCGGTGCAGCGGCGCCGTGACAGCGAGGTGGAGATGATGGTGCAGCTCGTGGGCATCATGATTATCGCCACCATCTGCTGGATGCCCCTCCTG atCTTCATCGTGCAGACggccctgcagcacctgcctggcAACGCGCGggtgctgcccagggacacgcaggagatgctgctgatCTACATCCGCATGGTCACCTGGAACCAGATCCTGGACCCCTGGGTGTACATCCTGTTCCGCCGGGCCGTGCTGCAGCGCGTCTACCCCCGGCTGCAGCCGCGGCCGTCCCTg GGAGGGTACGTGGGGGGAACCCACCCTGCTGACAATCAGCAACAGCCTTTCTCCTCCAGTCTCTCCTTTAATGAGCCACGGCTGCTGCCCACCACATTTGGGGGCGTGCAAGGGGGATCCTCAGGAAGATGGGTGGGTTGGGTGCCTTCTGTCCCCCAGCCCAAGGGACAGATCTAG
- the GIPC3 gene encoding PDZ domain-containing protein GIPC3, translating into MQRVGRHGRQPPEGGPMENGVGQEPGTPESAPTQLAHGSPTGRIEGFTNVKELYAKIAEVFDISPTEILFCTLNTHKVDMQKLLGGQIGLEDFIFAHVRGETKEVEVTKTEDALGLTITDNGAGYAFIKRIKEGSIINRLQTVSVGDSIEAINDHTIVGCRHYEVARMLRELPRAQPFTLRLVQPKKAFDMIGQRTRTGKSPGEGRVASGKETLRLRTQGPAVLEEGVRPTPTPHTALTSLFSPTASTMVEAAKGSPSVAQLAQGLDSVLGEFAFPQEFVAEVWAAVCHPKGEKE; encoded by the exons ATGCAGCGGGTGGGCAGGCACGGCCGGCAGCCCCCCGAGGGCGGCCCCATGGAGAACGGCGTGGGGCAGGAGCCGGGGACCCCCGAGtccgca cccacgcaGCTGGCCCACGGCAGCCCCACGGGCCGCATCGAGGGCTTCACCAACGTCAAGGAGCTCTACGCCAAAATCGCCGAGGTCTTCGACATCTCGCCTACCGag ATCCTCTTCTGCACGCTCAACACGCACAAAGTGGACatgcagaagctgctgggggGGCAGATTGGCCTGGAGGATTTCATCTTCGCCCATGTCCGGGGTGAGACCAAGGAGGTGGAGGTGACCAAGACAGAGGACGCGCTCGGCCTCACCATCACAGACAACGGGGCTGGCTACGCCTTCATCAAG AGGATCAAGGAGGGGAGCATCATCAACCGGCTGCAGACAGTGAGTGTGGGGGACAGCATCGAGGCCATCAACGACCACACCATCGTGGGCTGCCGGCACTACGAGGTGGCGCGGATGCTGCGGGAGCTGCCGCGGGCGCAGCCCTTCACCCTCCGCCTGGTCCAGCCCAAAAAGGCCTTTG ACATGATCGGGCAGCGGACACGGACAGGCAAATCCCCAGGCGAAGGCAGAGTGGCCAGTGGGAAGGAAACGCTGCGGCTGCGGACACAGggtccagctgtgctggaggagggggTAAGGCCCaccccga cccctcacacGGCCCTGACCTCCCTCTTCTCCCCAACAGCCTCGACGATGGTGGAGGCGGCCAAGGGCAGCCCCAGCGTGGCCCAGCTTGCCCAAGGGCTGGACTCGGTGCTGGGCGAGTTTGCCTTCCCCCAGGAGTTCGTGGCCGAGGTGTGGGCAGCCGTCTGCCACCCCAAGGGGGAAAAGGAGTAG
- the HMG20B gene encoding SWI/SNF-related matrix-associated actin-dependent regulator of chromatin subfamily E member 1-related: MAHSTKQPPAALLHATGKAQHGNFLVAIKQEKGESARVGGEKPEEEPVKKRGWPKGKKRKKILPNGPKAPVTGYVRFLNERREQIRTQHPDLPFPEITKMLGAEWSKLQLSEKQRYLDEAEREKQQYMKELREYQQSEAYKMCTEKIQEKKIKKEDVGAVAVNTLLNGHPHKAGECSDTFSTFDVPIFTEEFLDQNKAREAELRRLRKMNTEFEEQNAILQKHTESMNCAKEKLEQELAQEERQTLALQQQLQSVRQALTASFASLPIPGTGETPTLSTLDFYMAKLHSAIESNPLQHEPLVLRVKEILSRIASEHL; this comes from the exons ACATGCCACGGGCAAGGCTCAGCATGGGAACTTCCTGGTGGCCATCAAACAGGAGAAGGGAGAGTCGGCGCGGGTGGGCGGCGAGAAGCCGGAGGAGGAG CCGGTGAAGAAGAGGGGCTGGCCCAAAGgcaagaagaggaagaagatcCTTCCCAACGGCCCCAAAGCCCCCGTGACAGGCTACGTGCGCTTCCTGAATGAGCGGCGCGAGCAGATCCGCACGCAGCATCCCGACCTGCCCTTCCCAGAGATCACAAAGATGttgggagcagagtggagcaaactgcagctctcagagaAGCAG CGGTACCTGGatgaggcagagagggagaagcagcagtaCATGAAGGAGCTGCGGGAATACCAGCAGTCAGAGGCTTACAAAATGTGCACGGAGAAGATCCAGGAGAAGAAGATCAAAAAAG AGGATGTGGGGGCGGTGGCCGTGAACACCCTCCTCAACGGGCATCCACACAAG GCTGGCGAGTGCAGCGACACCTTCTCCACCTTCGACGTGCCCATCTTCACGGAGGAGTTCTTGGACCAAAACAAGG cccGGGAGGCCGAGCTGCGGCGCCTGCGCAAGATGAACACGGAGTTCGAGGAGCAGAACGCCATCCTGCAGAAGCACACGGAGAGCATGAACTGCGCCaaggagaagctggagcaggagctggcgCAGGAGGAGCGGCAGaccctggccctgcagcagcagctgcagtctgTGCGGCAGGCCCTCACCGCCAGCTTCgcctccctccccatccccg GCACTGGGGAGACCCCCACACTGAGCACCCTGGACTTCTACATGGCCAAACTGCACAGTGCCATCGAGAGCAACCCCCTGCAGCACGAGCCACTGGTGCTGCGTGTCAAGGAGATCCTGTCCCGGATTGCCAG TGAACACCTGTGA